A DNA window from Bombus huntii isolate Logan2020A chromosome 10, iyBomHunt1.1, whole genome shotgun sequence contains the following coding sequences:
- the LOC126870318 gene encoding uncharacterized protein LOC126870318 has product MDATTINDQSDEFSWKSALKTYVGETLELTGVLRQEMGTCLCIDSNNVPPTVSKRYSVQVHCKQNKNLPSTVAARATELFNGSGCKARRRQSATPTCPMYHRYLHTLSAEFSEEHTRASTGGTSNECTLVGDIDGLRREESARSETKAQAVCLTPLNV; this is encoded by the exons ATGGACGCAACGACGATCAACGATCAGTCTGATGAATTTTCATGGAAATCTG CGTTGAAAACTTATGTGGGTGAAACGCTAGAATTGACTGGAGTTCTTCGACAAGAAATGGGCACTTGTCTTTGCATAGACAGCAACAATGTGCCTCCGACAGTCAGCAAACGTTACTCTGTACAAGTtcact gtaaacaaaataaaaacctGCCAAGCACTGTGGCGGCACGGGCCACGGAACTTTTCAACGGCTCCGGATGcaaagcgcgacgccgccaaagcgcaacaccgacgtgcccaatgtaccatcgatatcttcacactctttccgccgaattctcggaagagcatacacgtgccagcactggcggcacatctaatgaatgcacgctagtgggggatatcgatgggctacgaagggaagaatctgcGCGATCCGAAACAAAAGCACAGGCAGTCTGTCTTACGCCATTAAATGTGTAA